The following are encoded in a window of Gammaproteobacteria bacterium genomic DNA:
- a CDS encoding DoxX family protein — protein MTATDLLNPPLQRSFWAKLTPALEKADALFHKAADGLTPVADLFARYWVAAAFFSSGLTKTITGSFTLFGHTFHYPLSVFPAESTFTLFEYEYQVPLLPPALAAYLGTAAELLLPVFLLLGLGTRYAAFALFVFNIVAVVSYPELMEAGLKDHQVWGLLLLITLCHGPGKLSLDHLISRLVRR, from the coding sequence ATGACCGCTACCGATCTGCTCAACCCTCCGCTCCAGCGCTCGTTCTGGGCGAAACTCACTCCCGCCCTCGAGAAAGCCGACGCGCTGTTCCACAAGGCGGCGGATGGGTTGACGCCCGTCGCCGATTTGTTCGCCCGCTACTGGGTCGCCGCCGCTTTCTTCAGTTCGGGGCTGACCAAGACCATCACCGGCAGTTTCACACTGTTTGGGCACACTTTCCACTATCCGTTGAGCGTGTTCCCAGCGGAGAGTACGTTTACGTTGTTCGAATACGAATACCAGGTGCCGTTGCTGCCGCCGGCGCTAGCGGCGTATCTGGGGACAGCGGCGGAATTGCTGTTGCCGGTCTTTCTGTTATTGGGACTTGGCACCCGCTACGCCGCGTTCGCTCTGTTCGTGTTTAACATTGTGGCCGTCGTTTCCTACCCGGAACTGATGGAAGCGGGCTTGAAAGATCATCAGGTTTGGGGATTGTTGCTGTTGATCACGCTGTGCCACGGTCCCGGTAAGCTGTCTCTGGATCATCTGATCAGCCGTCTGGTGCGCCGCTAA
- a CDS encoding IS630 family transposase — translation MEFIQQLAANASRGDDAQQIVYVDESGFHNNVRNEFGWSPRGEIIFGERKSRPTEKLNLLGGLLNNEIIAPLAYLSYTDTEIFNTWLEKCLIPELPKNCIIVMDNARFHKSEETREIIEDNGHQLLFLPPYSPDLNPIENYWAILKGKLRKIVTNFQNLFDALVAVFQTI, via the coding sequence ATGGAGTTTATTCAACAATTAGCGGCGAATGCATCCCGGGGAGATGATGCACAACAAATTGTTTATGTAGATGAATCTGGATTTCATAATAATGTAAGAAATGAATTTGGCTGGAGTCCAAGAGGCGAAATTATTTTTGGTGAAAGGAAAAGCAGACCCACTGAAAAACTAAATTTATTGGGTGGACTACTCAACAATGAAATCATTGCGCCACTTGCCTATCTATCTTATACAGATACGGAGATATTTAATACTTGGCTTGAGAAATGCTTAATCCCTGAACTTCCAAAAAATTGTATTATCGTGATGGATAATGCTCGTTTTCACAAATCGGAAGAAACACGAGAAATCATTGAAGACAATGGCCACCAATTGTTGTTTTTGCCTCCTTATTCACCGGATTTAAATCCTATCGAAAACTACTGGGCTATTCTTAAGGGAAAGTTGAGGAAAATTGTTACAAATTTTCAAAATCTTTTTGATGCGTTAGTTGCGGTTTTCCAAACTATCTAA